GAGATACTGTAGTATTTTCTTCTTCACCAATTCCAGGTAATACAATGAGTGTAAACCGTACAATCAACTTACTATACCGTGCAGGTGCTGAAGTAATTCACGGTTCATTAAATGATATTCACACTAGTGGTCATGGTGGTCAAGAAGAGCAAAAATTAATGCTTAGACTGATGAAGCCTAAGTTTTTTATGCCAATTCACGGTGAATATAGAATGCAGCGCATGCATGCTAAGCTTGCTATGGACTGTGGAGTACCTGAAGAAAACTGCTTTATCATGGATAATGGTGAGGTTTTAGCTCTTCGTGCAGATGAGGCTATGGTTGCAGGTAAAGTACCTTCTGGTAATGTTTATATTGATGGAAGCGGTATCGGTGATATTGGTAATATCGTCTTAAGAGACCGTCGAATTTTATCTGAAGAAGGTCTTGTAATTGTTGTCGTTAGCATCGATATGAAGGAATTTAAAATCTCGGCAGGACCAGATATCATTTCACGCGGTTTCGTTTATATGAGAGAAAGTGGCGATTTAATAAATGAAGCACAAGCAATGATTTCTACTCATTTAAACAAAATCATGGAACGTAAAACTTCTCAATGGTCTGAGATCAAAAATGAAATTACTGATACTTTATCACCTTTCTTATACGAAAAAACAAAACGTAAACCAATGATTCTCCCAATTATTATGGAAGTTTAATCATTAGTACATGATAAAAGGGCGATTACAAAAGTCAAAATACTTTTGTAATCGCCCTTTTTTATTAATCTTGAAAGTCATTTTTATCATTACTTTTTAAAAACACTTTCATAAAAAAAGGTTTATTAAGAACTAAAAATATAAAATACACAGTAAATAAGATAAAAAATACTACAAACAGAATAATTAGTACGATTGCTAAACTACTCTTAGCAAAACTTGTTTCGATTCTTAAATAAGGATATAAGATAAATGGTAGATGACTTATTCCATACCCAAAAAATGCGAAGAAATATTGTAGCAATACTAATATAAACGCTAAACCATATCTTTTTCTTTTTATAACAAAATAAATTGCTATACAAAAGCAAATAAAAGAGATAAGAAAGAATTCCCATACATTATGCATTCGATCAAAATGAACATTATTATGTAGTTTCATTGATAAAAATACGATGATACTCGAAATAATAGTTGGCAATGACCAGACTAGTACATACTTTCTTAATTTAGTTTCCGACTCCGAATCATTAATTAGTTTTGCAGAATAAATTAAAAACATTGCACTAATAAAGAGGACTGAACAAACAGCCAATAGCATAACAGATAAAGAATAAGAATTCGTAATTAATTTAAATGGATAAAATCGTATATCTGTTCCATTCTCGATAATAAATCCACCTTCAGAAATTGTTAAAACAGTTGACAATGTAACAGGTATTAGTAGACTTGTCGCACCATACAAAATTAAAAAGAACTTACTCCTATTTCCTCCATATTGCTGAAAAGTATAAAACGATCCCCTAATTGCTAAAAAAATCATTGCCACACTACCTGGAACTAATAGGGGAACTCCATAATAATATGCTACCCTTGGGAATATCCCAACTACTCCTATAAAGAAGAAAATGAAAAATAATGTAGCAAGTTCCCAAATAGATGAAAGATGTCGATTTATTAAGCCAATTAATTTTGGTTCATCTTTAGTTGTAATCGCATAAAACGCATAAAATCCTGCACCAAAATCAATTGAAGCAATAATCATGTAGGCATATAAAAACAACCATAAGATAAAGATTGCGATTGTTTGAATCTCCAAACTTTTTTCCTCCTACAGAATAATTCCTTAAAATAAAGATTAGTTTTCTTTAATTATACCTATAAAATACACTTTCTACTAGTTTCAAGATGAAGATTACGAAAATACAAAAAGAGACTTTTAAAGAAAAGTCTCTTCATGCTGTTGAAAAACTACCTTGTCAATTAATTATCAAATTTTCGTAAAAGGAGTAGAGTGATGTTGATTTCCACTACAGGGTGCTCGCTTTCCATGGGGCGAGATTCTTTAGCCTCCTCGGCAAGCCTGCGGGGTCTCAGCCTTCCCGCTAATCCCATAGGAGTCGATCCCCCCTCCGTTCCAATCAACTTATTCAATCAAAAAATGTCTGTAATAAATACAAGTCAAATAGCCTTTACTTAGAGTAATCTAACTGTTGTATTTAATCAGCTTATAGATCAATTAATATCGAAAAATTATTAAACTAAACAATCGAATTTGTTTTTTAACTTCTAAAAAAATCATTACTAGTATTATTAGAAAATAAAATCGCTCAAACACATTTACATTTAAAATCATTAAAAGATCATTCAAAAAATGCTAAATTCATCATTATTAAATGTTCATTTTAAGTCCGTTTTCCCTATTGACGTCTTTATATTTCAACACTCTGAAACTCAAATTTTTTGTATTTTCTCTACATACAAAAAGAGACTTTTAATAAAAAGTCTCTTAAGTGATGATTGAATCTACAAACTATTCTACTTTTGCTGCTTCATCTAATACTCGATTAACACGCTTTTCTAACATTGGCATTCCGCCTTCTCCAGCTTGGAAGTGACGTAATACACCTGTTTTATCAAATACGTAATATGATGGTACATATTTATTTTCAAAAGCATCTGTAATAGTATGTTGGTTATCAACTAATATTGTTTGTGTAATACCGTGTTCGTTTGCTACTTCTTTAATTTTATCAATATCTAAATCATCTTCAGATCTTGGCATATGAACACTTACTACATTTAATCGATCTTTATATTCATCTCTAAAAGCATTAATGTTTGGCATTGCTACTTTACATAAATGGCAACTAACAGACCAAAAATGAATTAATGTTGGTTTGTCACCGATTAGGTTTTCTTTTTGAATTTCTCCATTTAATACTGTTGTTGCTCCATCTAATTCA
This genomic interval from Gottfriedia acidiceleris contains the following:
- a CDS encoding cytochrome d ubiquinol oxidase subunit II; translation: MEIQTIAIFILWLFLYAYMIIASIDFGAGFYAFYAITTKDEPKLIGLINRHLSSIWELATLFFIFFFIGVVGIFPRVAYYYGVPLLVPGSVAMIFLAIRGSFYTFQQYGGNRSKFFLILYGATSLLIPVTLSTVLTISEGGFIIENGTDIRFYPFKLITNSYSLSVMLLAVCSVLFISAMFLIYSAKLINDSESETKLRKYVLVWSLPTIISSIIVFLSMKLHNNVHFDRMHNVWEFFLISFICFCIAIYFVIKRKRYGLAFILVLLQYFFAFFGYGISHLPFILYPYLRIETSFAKSSLAIVLIILFVVFFILFTVYFIFLVLNKPFFMKVFLKSNDKNDFQD
- a CDS encoding TlpA family protein disulfide reductase; this encodes MRLRSPMPELDGATTVLNGEIQKENLIGDKPTLIHFWSVSCHLCKVAMPNINAFRDEYKDRLNVVSVHMPRSEDDLDIDKIKEVANEHGITQTILVDNQHTITDAFENKYVPSYYVFDKTGVLRHFQAGEGGMPMLEKRVNRVLDEAAKVE